In one Oscillospiraceae bacterium genomic region, the following are encoded:
- a CDS encoding UDP-N-acetylmuramoyl-L-alanine--D-glutamate ligase, with amino-acid sequence MFENLCDFKSKVKGKRINVVGLGVSNIPLVKMLTSFGAYVIGRDKNENINLDLPIEYKLGENYLSDLEGDYLFKSPGIRPDLPEFLEFIKKGGIVTSEMEVFFDLCPCKIIAVTGSDGKTTTTTLISEMLKDKGYNVYLGGNIGKPLLSEVEEMKKDDIAVVELSSFQLMTMKKSPSVAVITNIAPNHLDVHKSFEEYILAKENICKFQKTGDRLIVNYDNEITNKTGQNANGEVLYFSLKGEYTKDAYYKDGAIYLNSDKLIDIKDIKIPGMHNVDNYMAAYLAVKDFITVDNFINVCKNFGGVSHRIEFVKEENGVKYYNDSIASSPSRTMACLNAFYSEGKKIILIAGGKDKGLDYTELGMEIAKKTKKVYLVGDLKDPVKNTAEAIKKAVLSYDENFPVEILYNLKDTVKKVKEDAKAGDIVVLSPAGTSFDKYKNFEERGNLFKECVKNG; translated from the coding sequence GTGTTTGAAAATTTATGTGATTTTAAAAGTAAAGTAAAAGGGAAAAGAATTAATGTTGTAGGTCTGGGAGTAAGCAATATCCCGCTTGTAAAAATGTTAACCTCTTTTGGTGCTTATGTTATAGGCAGGGATAAAAATGAAAATATTAACCTTGACCTTCCTATAGAATATAAACTCGGTGAGAATTATCTTTCGGATTTAGAAGGTGACTATCTTTTTAAATCTCCGGGCATAAGACCTGATTTACCTGAATTTTTGGAATTTATTAAAAAAGGCGGAATTGTTACATCTGAAATGGAAGTCTTTTTTGATTTATGCCCCTGTAAAATCATTGCTGTAACAGGCAGTGACGGTAAAACTACCACAACTACTTTGATTTCTGAAATGTTAAAGGATAAAGGATATAATGTATATTTAGGAGGCAACATCGGAAAACCTCTTCTTAGCGAAGTTGAAGAAATGAAAAAAGACGATATAGCAGTTGTTGAACTTTCAAGTTTTCAACTTATGACAATGAAAAAATCTCCTTCGGTAGCAGTTATAACCAATATAGCACCTAACCATCTTGATGTTCATAAATCGTTCGAGGAGTATATTTTAGCAAAAGAAAATATTTGTAAATTCCAAAAAACCGGCGACAGACTTATTGTAAATTACGATAATGAAATTACAAATAAAACAGGTCAAAATGCAAATGGCGAAGTTTTATATTTTTCTTTAAAAGGAGAATATACAAAAGATGCCTATTATAAAGATGGAGCAATATATTTAAATTCCGACAAACTTATTGATATAAAAGATATTAAAATTCCGGGTATGCATAATGTTGATAATTATATGGCGGCGTACCTTGCAGTTAAAGATTTTATAACAGTTGATAATTTTATAAATGTTTGTAAAAATTTTGGCGGTGTAAGTCACAGAATAGAATTTGTAAAAGAGGAAAACGGTGTTAAATATTATAATGATTCTATTGCTTCAAGTCCTTCAAGAACAATGGCATGTCTTAATGCGTTTTACAGCGAGGGTAAAAAGATTATTCTTATTGCAGGCGGAAAGGATAAGGGGCTTGACTATACCGAACTGGGTATGGAAATTGCTAAAAAAACCAAAAAAGTATATCTTGTGGGCGATTTGAAAGACCCTGTTAAAAATACTGCTGAGGCAATAAAGAAAGCAGTGCTTTCTTATGATGAAAATTTCCCTGTGGAAATTTTATATAATTTAAAAGATACCGTAAAAAAAGTAAAAGAAGATGCAAAAGCGGGCGATATTGTTGTTTTATCCCCTGCGGGAACGAGTTTTGATAAATACAAAAATTTTGAAGAAAGAGGAAATCTTTTTAAAGAGTGTGTAAAAAATGGATAA
- a CDS encoding M42 family metallopeptidase, which translates to MDNLKKLITLPTVSGYEFVGVRAVSDILKESGAEVSVDKLSNVLAFKNKDKNFKVLLDAHFDTIGLMVTEIKEGGFLKFTTVGGVDPRILPSLTVTVHGKQDILGVIGVKPPHLLSGKEDKAYETHELFIDTGLSKEELSKIISCGDIITFNSCYEELLNGKIAAAGLDDKVGVYIVSEVLKKVKNNNISLFGAITVGEEIGLKGAKVISSISDFDLVIVIDVTHGRTPDSKDEDTFELGKGPVITLSPSLSKKYNDMLKECARKNNIEISVEVEGGNTGTNSWAYHSARVGNPSVMVSVPLKYMHTSYEVIDKKDVHSAVELIVKFLDSLEVESNA; encoded by the coding sequence ATGGATAACTTAAAAAAACTTATAACTTTGCCCACTGTTTCAGGTTATGAATTTGTGGGAGTAAGAGCAGTTTCTGATATTTTAAAAGAATCAGGAGCAGAGGTAAGTGTTGATAAACTTTCAAATGTTCTTGCTTTTAAAAATAAAGATAAAAATTTTAAAGTGCTTTTAGATGCTCATTTTGATACTATCGGGCTTATGGTAACCGAAATAAAAGAGGGCGGATTTTTAAAATTTACGACGGTCGGAGGCGTTGACCCCCGAATTTTACCTTCCCTTACAGTTACAGTACATGGCAAACAGGATATTTTGGGAGTAATCGGTGTTAAGCCTCCTCATCTTTTAAGCGGCAAAGAAGATAAGGCATACGAAACGCACGAACTTTTTATTGATACAGGTCTTAGCAAAGAGGAACTTTCAAAAATCATCTCCTGCGGAGATATTATTACATTTAACAGTTGCTATGAGGAACTTTTAAACGGGAAAATAGCAGCCGCAGGGCTTGATGATAAAGTTGGAGTTTATATCGTTTCGGAAGTTTTAAAAAAGGTTAAAAATAACAATATTTCACTATTTGGTGCAATAACAGTCGGAGAAGAAATCGGATTAAAAGGTGCGAAAGTTATAAGCAGTATTTCGGATTTTGATTTAGTTATTGTAATAGATGTTACACATGGCAGGACACCTGACAGTAAAGATGAGGATACTTTTGAACTGGGAAAAGGACCTGTGATTACTCTTTCACCATCTTTATCAAAAAAATATAACGATATGTTAAAAGAATGTGCAAGGAAAAATAATATAGAAATTTCCGTTGAAGTTGAGGGTGGGAACACAGGTACGAACAGTTGGGCATATCATAGCGCAAGGGTTGGGAATCCTTCAGTTATGGTATCGGTTCCGCTAAAATATATGCATACGTCATACGAGGTTATAGATAAAAAAGATGTTCATTCGGCGGTTGAACTTATTGTAAAATTTTTAGACAGTCTGGAGGTAGAAAGTAATGCTTGA
- a CDS encoding M42 family metallopeptidase translates to MLEKLTNAFGVSGCDDEIRDIILAEISPYADKIDITKDGNIIAFKKGKKSTKKKVMISAHTDEVGFMVKDITKDGYLKLCSVGGIDSRILLSKKVYIGKSKIPGIIGIKAVHLTKKEEREEKIPLSDLYVDIGALCREDALKYVEIGDYILFDGKYEKLGKNRIKAKALDDRVGVMALIDLIKRESEYDFYAVFNSLEEIGLKGAMTASYKVNPDIALILEGTTCSDVLGTKENEQSTCLLKGAVLSIADGASVSNRSLNEFIIKLAKENDVPLQFKRTNTGGNDAGSIQTAKDGVQTAVISLPTRYIHSPVSVMDLRDFESYKKITELFTDNIGGFEID, encoded by the coding sequence ATGCTTGAAAAATTAACAAATGCTTTCGGAGTGTCGGGATGTGACGACGAAATAAGAGATATTATACTTGCTGAAATATCGCCTTATGCCGATAAAATTGATATTACCAAAGACGGAAATATTATAGCGTTTAAAAAAGGGAAAAAATCTACTAAGAAAAAAGTTATGATAAGTGCTCATACAGATGAAGTGGGATTTATGGTAAAAGATATCACTAAAGACGGATATCTTAAATTATGCTCGGTAGGAGGAATTGACTCAAGGATTTTACTTTCAAAAAAAGTATATATTGGTAAGAGTAAAATTCCGGGTATTATCGGTATAAAAGCAGTTCATTTAACCAAAAAAGAAGAAAGAGAAGAAAAAATCCCTCTGTCAGACCTTTATGTTGATATAGGTGCACTTTGCAGGGAAGATGCGCTTAAATATGTAGAAATTGGCGATTATATTCTTTTTGACGGAAAGTATGAAAAACTTGGCAAAAACAGAATAAAAGCAAAAGCGCTTGATGACCGTGTAGGAGTTATGGCTCTTATTGATTTAATAAAAAGAGAGAGCGAGTATGATTTTTATGCGGTGTTTAATTCGCTTGAGGAAATAGGCTTAAAAGGTGCTATGACTGCATCATATAAAGTTAATCCAGATATAGCCCTTATTTTAGAGGGGACAACCTGTTCCGATGTTTTAGGAACAAAAGAAAATGAACAGTCAACCTGTCTTTTAAAAGGTGCAGTTCTATCAATTGCTGACGGCGCATCAGTTTCCAATAGAAGTCTTAATGAGTTTATAATAAAACTTGCAAAAGAAAACGATGTACCTTTGCAGTTTAAAAGAACGAATACGGGAGGTAATGATGCAGGAAGTATCCAGACTGCAAAAGACGGGGTTCAGACTGCAGTTATTTCTCTTCCTACACGATATATCCATTCTCCTGTAAGTGTTATGGACCTAAGGGATTTTGAAAGTTATAAAAAAATTACCGAATTATTTACAGATAATATAGGAGGTTTTGAAATTGACTAA
- a CDS encoding M42 family metallopeptidase, whose protein sequence is MTNNIEKILSLFSVSGYEKNLTDYIMEETKKYADECYVDKLGNVIVNKKGKGDKILINVPISSNGIFITHITDDCKGKFKPIGKLDAKKLTGLTVRCENGKKAGVIYSEAEEINNTDDLYIDFGVYDKEDLKVKVGDVLSFSSDCFPINDNIYGNDISRCTLIHSALEIIKKIKSPYDLYFAFTVMDNIGFKGAKTAVFSINPDLCITCSSSFEDSKETTVKMSKGTVIRIKDSHIIVNKSLRDMVIKKLSDAGTPYQLEVLTKEGLLNNEVMYLNGGILTLNINLCAKGFNERTECINKSDLENYKKSLEIILTKE, encoded by the coding sequence TTGACTAATAATATAGAGAAAATCTTAAGTCTTTTTTCTGTTTCAGGATATGAAAAAAATCTGACAGATTATATAATGGAAGAAACTAAAAAATATGCTGATGAATGTTACGTAGATAAATTAGGAAATGTCATAGTAAACAAAAAAGGAAAAGGGGATAAAATTTTAATAAATGTTCCCATATCTTCAAACGGGATTTTTATCACACATATAACTGATGACTGTAAGGGTAAATTTAAACCAATAGGAAAATTGGATGCTAAAAAGCTTACAGGCCTTACAGTAAGATGTGAAAACGGAAAGAAAGCAGGGGTTATATACTCTGAGGCTGAAGAGATAAATAACACTGACGATTTATATATAGATTTTGGTGTATATGATAAAGAAGACTTAAAAGTTAAAGTCGGAGATGTTCTTTCTTTCTCTTCTGACTGTTTTCCTATAAATGATAATATATACGGAAACGATATTTCAAGATGCACACTAATCCATTCTGCATTGGAAATTATTAAAAAAATCAAGTCGCCTTATGATTTGTACTTTGCTTTTACAGTTATGGATAATATAGGGTTTAAAGGTGCAAAAACTGCTGTGTTTTCTATAAATCCCGATTTGTGTATCACCTGTTCTTCTTCGTTTGAAGACTCTAAGGAAACTACGGTTAAAATGTCAAAAGGAACAGTTATCCGTATTAAAGACAGTCACATTATCGTAAATAAAAGTTTAAGAGATATGGTAATAAAAAAACTAAGCGATGCAGGTACCCCTTATCAACTTGAAGTATTAACAAAAGAGGGACTTTTAAATAACGAAGTTATGTATTTAAACGGCGGAATACTTACTCTAAATATTAATTTATGTGCAAAAGGTTTTAACGAAAGAACAGAATGTATAAATAAATCAGACCTTGAAAATTACAAAAAAAGTCTGGAAATAATTTTAACTAAGGAGTAA
- the miaB gene encoding tRNA (N6-isopentenyl adenosine(37)-C2)-methylthiotransferase MiaB, producing MEISLKEIEKQNLFIEKIRTLRGEKKESACVITYGCQQNENDSEKIKAYLFKMGYEISDNPEDAKVIIFNTCAVREGAQERVFGNLGALKHRKLKENDLVIGICGCMAQQEIVAKKIKSKFSHVDIVFGTHSLYRFPEILFDVLEKKERKFDIVNCDGYIMEGVDQLREDKFKASVSIMYGCNNFCSYCIVPYVRGRERSRRKENILEEIKDLAKNGYKEITLLGQNVNSYGKDLGSDYDFADLLFDVNEIEGIERIKFMTSHPKDISIKLIDTMAQCKKVIPYLHLPFQSGSNRILEKMNRKYTKEKYLEIIDNVKKKIPNIALTSDVIVGFPNETREDFLETLDLIKKVRFDTLFTFIYSKRPGTPAEKMEDKISDEEKHKNFEELLKVQNEISKEINDTYVGNVYRVLVDGVSKNNKDMLSGRTDTNKIINFVGKGAKEGDFVNVLVTKAQTWALIGEEKEI from the coding sequence ATGGAAATATCTTTAAAAGAAATTGAAAAACAGAATTTATTTATAGAAAAAATAAGAACATTAAGAGGCGAAAAAAAAGAAAGTGCCTGTGTTATAACTTACGGATGTCAGCAAAATGAGAATGACTCGGAAAAAATAAAAGCCTATCTTTTCAAAATGGGTTATGAAATTTCTGACAATCCTGAAGATGCAAAGGTTATTATATTTAATACCTGTGCAGTAAGAGAGGGCGCACAGGAAAGAGTTTTTGGAAATCTTGGTGCGCTAAAGCACAGAAAACTTAAAGAAAATGATTTAGTAATCGGTATTTGCGGATGTATGGCTCAGCAGGAAATTGTTGCAAAGAAGATTAAATCTAAATTTTCTCATGTTGATATAGTTTTCGGAACTCACAGTTTGTACCGTTTTCCTGAAATTCTTTTTGATGTTTTAGAGAAAAAAGAACGTAAATTTGATATAGTTAACTGTGACGGATATATTATGGAGGGTGTTGACCAGTTAAGAGAGGACAAGTTCAAGGCATCAGTTTCAATAATGTACGGTTGCAATAACTTTTGTTCTTACTGCATAGTTCCTTATGTAAGGGGAAGAGAAAGAAGCAGAAGAAAGGAAAACATCTTAGAAGAAATTAAAGACCTTGCAAAAAATGGTTATAAAGAAATTACACTTTTAGGTCAGAATGTTAACTCTTACGGTAAGGATTTAGGCTCGGATTACGACTTTGCTGATTTACTTTTTGATGTTAACGAAATTGAGGGGATAGAGCGCATTAAATTTATGACTTCGCATCCTAAGGATATATCAATAAAACTTATTGATACAATGGCTCAGTGCAAAAAGGTTATCCCATATCTTCATCTTCCTTTCCAGTCAGGAAGCAACCGTATTTTAGAGAAGATGAACAGGAAATACACTAAAGAAAAATACCTTGAAATAATTGATAATGTCAAGAAAAAAATTCCAAATATTGCACTTACAAGCGATGTTATAGTAGGTTTTCCTAATGAAACGCGTGAGGATTTTTTAGAAACTCTTGATTTAATAAAGAAAGTAAGATTTGATACACTCTTTACTTTTATCTATTCAAAAAGGCCGGGAACACCTGCAGAAAAAATGGAAGATAAAATATCAGATGAAGAAAAACATAAGAATTTTGAAGAACTTTTAAAAGTTCAGAACGAAATCTCAAAAGAGATAAATGACACTTATGTAGGTAATGTTTACAGAGTTTTAGTTGACGGTGTAAGCAAAAATAATAAAGATATGTTATCAGGAAGAACTGATACAAATAAAATAATAAATTTCGTGGGTAAAGGTGCCAAAGAGGGCGATTTTGTTAATGTTTTAGTTACAAAAGCACAAACTTGGGCGCTTATCGGCGAAGAAAAGGAGATATAA
- a CDS encoding YlbF family regulator: MNELLVKAQELSEMIKTSKEYLLAKETEQIQANDEKAQEMIKEYNEKRRDIAVKMQYGKMSDEETEVLRKEINEAFDKLMEYDVIKNYVEAQRDFELLNQQIMTIISGAGNEGCSGSCSSCSGCH, translated from the coding sequence ATGAATGAATTATTAGTAAAAGCACAGGAACTTTCCGAAATGATTAAAACAAGCAAGGAATATTTACTTGCAAAAGAAACAGAACAAATTCAGGCAAACGATGAAAAAGCTCAGGAAATGATAAAAGAATATAACGAAAAAAGAAGAGATATTGCTGTAAAAATGCAGTATGGAAAAATGAGCGATGAAGAAACTGAAGTTTTAAGAAAAGAAATCAATGAAGCGTTTGACAAACTTATGGAATATGATGTTATTAAAAATTATGTTGAAGCACAAAGAGATTTTGAACTTTTAAATCAGCAGATTATGACAATTATCTCAGGTGCAGGAAACGAAGGCTGCAGCGGTTCTTGCTCAAGTTGTTCTGGATGCCACTAA
- the mutS gene encoding DNA mismatch repair protein MutS yields the protein MGKYDLEEILKQNVSEMMKQYILLKLKNMDKIIFYRLGDFYEMFFDDAILASKLLELTLTGRDCGLSERAPMCGVPHHSASGYIGKLTSLGYKVAVCEQVEDPKEAKGIVRREIVRVITPGTVTDTDLLSDEINNYLCSVYGDKDGVCLVFADVSTGELNIIEPMMAKEYNYKIISELSKYSPKEIIINDSITDKEKLINEINIRFSPYINLCRDDLYEYNEGIKIIENKFSKEEINQSNILKYPQAVFALYKTIEYLEETQFNELKHISNIECYKEDDFVSLDISTKRNLELTRTLRENKKAGSLLDILDKTNTSMGARLLNHYIDMPLKSYTHIAYRHNAVEELLDKRDVRETLCSLLCEVYDIERLSSKVSYRTANGRDLIALKKSLSKVPEIKKELSKCQSPLLTELNNSLDSVSDGVLIIENSLNEDQPITIKEGKLIKDGFNERLDELRRAMREGKEWILQVETDEKEKTGIKNLKISYNKVFGYYIEVTKSYLNLVPDYFMRKQTLANCERYITSKLKEIESIVIGAEEKSVNLEYEIFVNIREEMYKRLERIQKTAKSLAKLDVLLSFATVAFKNHYVKPTLTEDGKIIIKDGRHPVVEKVIRDSAFVANDTYLDLEDNSFSIITGPNMAGKSTYMRQVALITLMSQIGSFVPARSATLSVVDKIFTRVGASDDLASGQSTFMVEMNEVSNILKNATKNSLIILDEIGRGTSTFDGLSIAWSVVEYIIKKIGAKTLFATHYHELTVLEEKLKGVKNYQIAVKKRGEDITFLRKIIEGGTDDSYGIEVARLAGVPSDVVKRARDIVKVLESKKIAVDEITLKNLPAPKEEDKDQVGFLNIANDNLVKTLKGIDVTTLTPVEALNILYELSNEVKALGS from the coding sequence ATGGGGAAATATGATCTTGAAGAGATATTAAAGCAAAATGTTTCTGAAATGATGAAACAATATATCTTGCTTAAACTTAAAAATATGGATAAAATAATCTTCTATCGTTTAGGGGATTTTTATGAAATGTTTTTTGATGATGCTATTTTAGCATCTAAACTTCTTGAACTTACCTTAACAGGAAGAGATTGCGGACTTTCAGAAAGAGCGCCTATGTGCGGAGTTCCGCATCACTCGGCTTCAGGGTATATCGGTAAACTTACAAGCCTTGGATATAAAGTTGCCGTATGCGAACAGGTGGAAGACCCAAAAGAAGCAAAAGGTATTGTAAGAAGAGAAATAGTAAGGGTTATAACTCCCGGAACAGTTACAGATACTGACCTTCTTTCCGATGAAATTAACAACTACCTGTGTTCTGTCTATGGCGATAAAGACGGTGTATGTCTGGTTTTTGCTGATGTATCAACAGGTGAACTTAATATAATTGAGCCAATGATGGCAAAAGAATATAACTATAAAATAATAAGCGAACTTTCCAAATATTCTCCTAAAGAAATTATAATAAATGACAGTATTACAGATAAAGAAAAACTTATAAATGAAATAAACATAAGATTTTCTCCGTATATAAATTTATGCAGAGATGATTTATATGAGTATAATGAAGGCATTAAAATAATTGAAAATAAATTTTCTAAAGAGGAAATTAACCAAAGCAATATTCTTAAATATCCTCAGGCAGTTTTTGCTCTATATAAAACTATAGAATATTTAGAAGAAACCCAGTTTAACGAACTTAAACATATAAGTAACATTGAATGTTACAAAGAGGACGATTTTGTTTCGCTTGATATTTCAACCAAGCGGAATTTAGAACTTACAAGAACTTTAAGGGAAAATAAGAAGGCAGGTTCTCTGCTTGACATACTCGATAAAACAAATACCTCAATGGGCGCAAGGCTTTTAAATCATTATATTGATATGCCCTTAAAATCATATACTCATATTGCGTACAGGCATAATGCCGTTGAAGAACTTTTGGATAAAAGGGATGTCAGGGAAACTTTATGCTCCTTACTTTGCGAGGTATATGATATTGAAAGATTGTCTTCCAAAGTGTCGTACAGAACTGCTAACGGAAGAGATTTAATCGCTTTAAAAAAATCGCTTTCTAAAGTTCCGGAGATTAAAAAAGAACTTTCAAAATGTCAAAGTCCTCTTCTTACGGAATTAAACAACTCACTTGATTCTGTTTCGGATGGTGTTTTGATTATAGAAAATTCACTTAATGAAGACCAGCCCATTACCATAAAAGAGGGTAAACTTATTAAGGATGGCTTTAACGAAAGGCTTGACGAATTAAGACGTGCTATGAGAGAGGGCAAAGAATGGATTTTACAGGTTGAAACGGACGAAAAAGAAAAAACAGGCATTAAGAACTTAAAAATAAGTTATAATAAAGTCTTCGGTTACTATATCGAAGTAACAAAATCATATTTAAATCTTGTTCCTGATTATTTTATGAGGAAACAAACTCTTGCCAACTGCGAACGTTACATTACATCAAAACTTAAGGAAATTGAAAGTATTGTAATAGGCGCAGAAGAGAAAAGTGTAAATTTAGAATATGAAATATTCGTTAATATAAGAGAGGAAATGTATAAAAGGTTAGAGCGAATTCAAAAAACTGCAAAATCTTTGGCAAAACTTGATGTGCTTTTATCTTTTGCTACAGTTGCTTTTAAAAACCATTATGTAAAACCTACTCTTACGGAAGACGGAAAAATAATTATAAAAGACGGAAGGCACCCTGTAGTTGAAAAGGTTATAAGAGACAGTGCGTTTGTTGCTAATGATACATATCTTGATTTAGAGGATAACTCATTTTCAATTATTACAGGGCCTAATATGGCAGGTAAATCAACCTATATGCGTCAGGTTGCTCTTATTACACTTATGAGTCAGATTGGCTCCTTTGTACCTGCAAGAAGCGCAACTTTATCAGTCGTGGATAAAATATTTACCAGAGTCGGCGCATCTGACGATTTAGCATCAGGTCAATCTACTTTTATGGTTGAAATGAATGAAGTTTCAAATATTTTAAAGAATGCAACTAAAAACAGTTTGATTATTTTAGACGAAATAGGAAGAGGCACTTCAACCTTTGACGGTTTAAGTATTGCCTGGTCGGTAGTAGAATATATAATAAAGAAAATTGGTGCAAAAACTTTATTTGCAACCCATTATCATGAACTTACAGTCTTAGAAGAAAAGTTAAAGGGTGTAAAAAATTATCAGATTGCAGTTAAAAAACGCGGAGAAGATATTACGTTTCTTAGAAAAATCATAGAGGGCGGAACAGATGACAGTTATGGTATTGAAGTTGCCAGACTGGCAGGTGTGCCAAGTGATGTTGTAAAACGTGCAAGGGATATTGTAAAAGTTCTGGAAAGTAAGAAGATTGCCGTTGATGAAATAACTTTAAAAAATCTTCCTGCCCCTAAAGAAGAGGATAAAGATCAGGTCGGATTTTTAAATATTGCAAACGATAATTTGGTAAAAACTCTAAAAGGAATAGATGTTACTACTTTAACACCTGTTGAAGCACTTAACATCCTTTATGAACTCAGTAATGAAGTTAAGGCACTCGGGAGTTGA
- the mutL gene encoding DNA mismatch repair endonuclease MutL, translated as MAYIKVLSSQISNMIAAGEVLERPSSAVKELVENSIDAGADRIIVEIENGGKTMIKVTDNGCGMSEDDARTCFLRHATSKISKEEDLEKIATLGFRGEALASIAAVSEVTLETRTKDSIAGTKVVIRAGEIIEVSDTGCNIGTIITIKDLFFNTPVRMKFLKSDQTEAAYITEIMEKLILAKPEISFLLIKNNKEVLYSAGDNNEFSNLLNIYSKDICDNLIKINYEKDYIKIKGYVGNEKILRNNRKNQVFFVNGRVVKNKIFYSAVDEALKEKVMVSKYPFIILDININPEYVDVNVHPTKAEIKFSNDREIYNHIYSAVSSSHKVEGMEVKSTSSFETEEELNNEKYESFSFIKPTEFKEERPKKFSLNLNKKEYNNEFNAVDTPKFEALTPKFRAPEVPYISVKDDAVKSDDFTEENEQKVEDYKIIGQIFSTFVIIEKDDKMYLLDQHAAHERLIFDKLKKEFENKEIISQKLLIPKIIKLSPAEYILVSENKEVFEGLGFDMSEFSESEFAVREIPFELSIEQISDTILEICDIIKENKTSLITYKQEKALETLACKSAIKANMNFSDFELKKLVADVLYLQDANTCPHGRPLFVSYEKSELEKQFKRIT; from the coding sequence ATGGCTTACATAAAAGTTTTAAGTTCTCAAATATCAAATATGATTGCCGCAGGAGAGGTTTTAGAACGTCCTTCGTCTGCGGTTAAAGAACTTGTGGAAAATTCCATTGATGCAGGGGCTGACAGGATAATAGTTGAAATTGAAAATGGCGGTAAAACTATGATAAAAGTTACCGATAACGGATGCGGTATGTCAGAAGATGACGCCAGAACCTGTTTTTTAAGACATGCTACAAGTAAAATCTCAAAAGAAGAAGACTTAGAAAAAATAGCAACTTTAGGTTTCAGAGGAGAAGCTTTGGCAAGTATTGCCGCAGTAAGTGAGGTTACGCTCGAAACAAGAACGAAGGACAGTATAGCAGGTACTAAAGTTGTAATAAGAGCAGGAGAAATTATTGAAGTTTCTGATACAGGGTGTAATATAGGAACTATTATCACTATAAAAGATTTGTTTTTTAACACTCCTGTAAGAATGAAATTTTTAAAATCTGATCAGACTGAAGCGGCTTACATAACTGAAATTATGGAAAAACTTATTCTTGCAAAACCTGAAATTTCCTTTCTTCTTATAAAAAATAACAAAGAAGTTTTGTATTCTGCAGGAGATAACAATGAATTTTCCAATCTTCTTAATATATATTCAAAAGATATTTGTGATAACCTTATAAAAATAAATTATGAAAAAGATTACATTAAAATAAAAGGATATGTAGGAAACGAAAAAATTTTAAGAAATAACCGTAAAAACCAAGTGTTTTTTGTAAACGGCAGAGTTGTAAAAAATAAGATTTTTTACAGTGCAGTTGATGAAGCGTTAAAGGAAAAGGTAATGGTATCAAAATATCCTTTTATAATACTTGATATAAATATTAACCCTGAGTATGTTGATGTAAATGTCCATCCGACAAAAGCAGAAATTAAGTTTTCAAATGATCGCGAAATTTATAATCATATATACAGTGCAGTTTCTTCTTCTCACAAGGTAGAGGGAATGGAAGTAAAAAGCACTTCTTCGTTTGAAACAGAGGAAGAATTAAATAATGAAAAGTATGAAAGTTTTTCATTTATAAAACCAACTGAATTTAAGGAAGAAAGACCTAAAAAATTTAGTTTAAATCTTAATAAGAAAGAATATAATAACGAATTTAACGCAGTTGATACTCCAAAATTTGAAGCACTTACACCTAAGTTCAGAGCGCCTGAAGTTCCTTATATATCAGTAAAAGACGATGCTGTAAAGTCGGATGACTTTACAGAAGAAAATGAGCAAAAAGTTGAAGATTATAAGATAATCGGGCAGATTTTTTCCACCTTTGTTATAATAGAAAAAGATGACAAGATGTATCTTCTTGACCAGCATGCAGCACACGAAAGACTTATTTTTGACAAACTAAAAAAAGAATTTGAAAATAAGGAAATTATTTCTCAAAAACTTTTGATACCAAAGATAATTAAACTTTCTCCTGCAGAATATATTCTTGTGTCAGAAAATAAGGAAGTGTTTGAAGGTTTAGGATTTGATATGAGCGAATTTTCCGAGAGTGAATTTGCAGTAAGGGAAATTCCGTTTGAACTCTCGATTGAGCAAATTTCTGATACAATACTTGAAATATGCGATATTATAAAAGAAAATAAGACAAGCCTTATAACGTACAAACAGGAAAAAGCACTTGAAACATTGGCGTGTAAGAGTGCTATAAAGGCTAATATGAATTTCTCGGATTTTGAACTTAAAAAACTTGTTGCAGATGTACTTTATCTTCAGGATGCGAATACATGTCCTCACGGACGACCTCTTTTTGTTTCATACGAAAAGAGTGAACTTGAAAAACAATTTAAAAGGATAACTTAA